The region GAGCTTCTTAGCGATGGCATTTTATCGGGGAATTTAATCGGAAAAGAGATAGAGTTAAGCGTGAAAAAAGGGAAAATTATCCTCAAAGTGAATACCCCAGCATAAATGACTTGGCAACATTTCGCAGAGGCATTCTCTGCCGACCTCGACAAGCACTATCAATTTCCTCCCCAACTCCATCCTTTGGTTGTCGCCAAGGGTGGAGGATTTTCGGCAGGCATCCTACTCTCCGCATATGAGCAAGGCATCTTTCCTTGGGGCAGAGACGAGGCAGGGGATCTCTTGTGGTGCTCGCCTGATCCGCGTTGTGTGCTCTACCCCGACTCTTTATACATTAGTAAATCAAATCAACGGGTGCTCAAAAATCATCCCTATACCATCGCCTTTGATCGTGATTTTTCTGCTCTCATGAAGCTCTGTCGCGATACCCCCAGAGGCGATGCATCCGAAGCAGGCTCTTGGATTGATGACTCCTTTCTTCACGCTTATCGTCAACTTCACCACCTTGGATATGCTCACTGTGTTACACTTTATCTCGACGAAACCTTGGTTGGCGGGCTCTACGGTCTCTTTTTGGGATCTGTTTTTTTCGGTGAATCGATGGTCTCACTTGCCCCTAATGTGAGTAAAATCGCTCTCTTTACCTTAATCACTTTTCTCCAAACAGAATATCAACTCTCCCTCCTCGATGCACAACAAGCTTCACCTCACCTCCTAAGTTGGGGGGCAACGCTCCTTCCTCAGGAGCAATTTATCTCTCACCTTAAAGAGCATGCGACTCGCAAACACGCGCAAGCGCACTGGGATAAATATCGCAATGAATAGACTTGATTGCTGCATCCTCTTTTTCCATACGCTCTCCAGCACTATACTAAGGAGAACATTATTCAAGTGAATTTAATGAAAACTATTCTCTTTCTCCTTTTGACGCTTTTCCCACTTACTTTATGGGCAACTCCTGAAGATGAGGAGCATGTCAACCAATTTATGGAGGAGATCCGTGACTTATCCAGAGAAGAACAGATCGACGCACTCTTTTTACAAGCAAACGATGCTTTACTGCAAAAAAAATATACGTTAGCCATCGCTTATGCCGAACGCGCGCGTGCGCTGGCGCCAACAAATCCTAAAGTTGTGGCGAATGCGGACTCTATTATTCGTATTGCTAACGCCCAAATCGCCCAAGAAGAGGCACAAAAAAATCAACAAGAAGAGAAGGTCAACTGGTCTACCGATGATAATATCATCGACAGAAATCGCTATCTCTTTCTTGCGTCCCTACAGCTCGACAACTACACCTTTCGCTGGGAGCGAAATCCCACTTATGCACGTGCTGGGCTAGGCATCAACCTAGAGGGCTACTTACCCTTCATGGATAAACAATTTGGCTTTGCCCTTGCCTACTCCTCGCAATTTATTGATTTTAGTTTCCCTAAAATAGCCAAAGATTTCATCAACATGCGCTATGATGCCTTTTTTGTTTGGCGCACCACGTGGCGTATTCCTGCCGTGGAGATTCAAAGTACCATTGCTCTCAAATTTGGTGTATCAGGGCAATACATCATTCCCCTCAATCACATCGATCCTGATATAGGTGAGCTACCCGAACCTTTTATTCTGCCGAAATTCGCTCTTACCTTTCAAGATGCCATCATTGGTCGCTTCATTCCTAATAATTTCACTAAAAACCTATATCTTAACGCTAACTTTGGTTTAGAATATCTGCCATTTCATCGTACCAAGGAGAGTATTGCACTGGAATTCTCCTTAGGTCTCTTCTACAGCCTAGGCAACATCTCTTTTGGCCCACTCTACCACTTCCGATACCATCGACTCATCCGTGCCAATCAAGTACTAAGTTATAATCGCTGGGCATTTACCATCAATTACACCGTCTATTAATTTATCTCCTTAGCAGATAATAAGTTAGAATCTTTTTCAAACAACTCTAAACGCATCACAATATCCAACCGTTGCTCGCTCGCAGGGGGAAGCTCAACAGGTAATAAGATGAGAATCGCCACTCCTTGATGCTCCTCTCGTCCAGAAAACGCTGTTGTAAGGGTTTTTCTCCAGAGAGTTATAGGATGCGAAAAAGAGATGGAAATCTTTATCCGCTTCTCTTCTGAAATCATATCAATATAAGAGATCTCCTCATAAGAGTCAGGTGCTAACTCGCCGTGTTTACTAAAACATTTCATCGACGCATCTAAAGAGAAGTTAAGTTCAACGCCAAATTTTCGACTCACATGACCTAACGCATGATTACTCAAGACGTAGCGCACCTCTAAATAAGAGGCATGAAAACGAAATTCTTTTTCTAATAAAAGCAAGGTCTCATCAATATTCTTTTCCAAAGCGTATTTAGCCTGATTACCCCCCATCTTAAGCTCTACCAACTCGTATACACTCTGGGCAAATTCTGCATGAAACGGCTCTGCTATCGGCTCATTCCAATCACGATAGCTAAATACTTGTGGATAAAAAAAGTCGTGAAATGCCCGCGAGTAACCAGCAAGATGATCCTTAGCAAAGACATTAAGTAAGGAAATCCCTGAAGGGAAAAAATCCCAAGCAAAGAGCACAGCTCCACGCGCATGGACAAATGCATTACTCAATGCGCTCTGATAAAGCACCTCATCCAAGCCATCCATATCAAAATCAGCTCGAACTAACCCGTAATTGATCGCCTCGGCTTCACGGACAATCTGATCAGCCTGTAAAAGGTGGTGCATTGCCTTCTCGCGTGCCTGTGCATTGAGAAATCCACCATAACGCCGATGCCAGTAAAATTGATGGTTTTGTGCGCGTAATACACTCTGAATCGCAATGTGTTTACGGCTTTTATCCCGCTTAATTTGCCGTACACTCAATGCCGTATGAATGCTTTTAGCGTGAAATAAGCGTATAGAAAATTGATTAAATAACTCATTTCGATAAAAATCAGACTTTGTATCAAAAACCACGCCCGTGGAAGCCGGTAAATAAACCCGTTTAATCGGCTTAGAAAGTGTTTTATAACGAGTTAAAATCTTTGATGGTAACGTAAATTGAACGCCCTTTGCCTGTAGCGCATTAAGAATACGCTCTAGTGCTACCACGTCTCTGCCATCACTAACTAAAGAGAGCAAGCCGTCGCCATCGCAAGGTAAATCTAAGATACGTTGCACTTCTGCGTCTACTTCAGCATCAAGATTTAATCGTTCAAAAGGAAAAACCCAAAGCGTCTTACCCATCTCTTCCGTCAAAAAGAGCTCCCCAGGGGAAAGAATCCCACTGGCGTTAAAACGGCAACGATCGACAAACGTATAATGAAGATCGCCGGTCTTTAAACTATGAACCAAAGATGGCTCCCATACATCACCGTTGAGATAGGCACCATGCGGTTTTTTACCAAAATACTCACGTAAGGCCAGCGCCATCTCTACCATCTGTGCAGTGCGATCTTGTGGCGAAAGTAAGGGAATAAACGAAGCATAATAAGCTCCCCCCAAGATTTCCATCTGCTTACGCGAGACCAGTTCATTCATCGCGGAGATCGCCTCATTATGATAAGCTTTGAGCCATTGCAACGTCTCGCCACACAGGTAATGCGTAAACGACCACTCCTGCCTTGCATAAAAAAGGCGAATAAATGGACGAATTTCCCGTTCATAAAAGTGCGATAACGTCTCTTCATCCACCCCCAAAGGTAGCTCATGGTGGATAGTTAAAATAATCTGCTTAATCGACAAAATGCCCGCCCTATTCCTCTACCTTAGAGGTCATATTCGTCCGCTCAAAGGCATGAATCACCTGTGTCGGGCAACCATAAATAATACGTCGCATATGCTCTTTTGATATCACTTCCTTTCCGCGTTGAGCAAGAAAATTCTCCACAAAAAAGGTATCGGCACTG is a window of Entomospira culicis DNA encoding:
- a CDS encoding alpha-amylase/4-alpha-glucanotransferase domain-containing protein — its product is MSIKQIILTIHHELPLGVDEETLSHFYEREIRPFIRLFYARQEWSFTHYLCGETLQWLKAYHNEAISAMNELVSRKQMEILGGAYYASFIPLLSPQDRTAQMVEMALALREYFGKKPHGAYLNGDVWEPSLVHSLKTGDLHYTFVDRCRFNASGILSPGELFLTEEMGKTLWVFPFERLNLDAEVDAEVQRILDLPCDGDGLLSLVSDGRDVVALERILNALQAKGVQFTLPSKILTRYKTLSKPIKRVYLPASTGVVFDTKSDFYRNELFNQFSIRLFHAKSIHTALSVRQIKRDKSRKHIAIQSVLRAQNHQFYWHRRYGGFLNAQAREKAMHHLLQADQIVREAEAINYGLVRADFDMDGLDEVLYQSALSNAFVHARGAVLFAWDFFPSGISLLNVFAKDHLAGYSRAFHDFFYPQVFSYRDWNEPIAEPFHAEFAQSVYELVELKMGGNQAKYALEKNIDETLLLLEKEFRFHASYLEVRYVLSNHALGHVSRKFGVELNFSLDASMKCFSKHGELAPDSYEEISYIDMISEEKRIKISISFSHPITLWRKTLTTAFSGREEHQGVAILILLPVELPPASEQRLDIVMRLELFEKDSNLLSAKEIN
- a CDS encoding leucyl/phenylalanyl-tRNA--protein transferase, which translates into the protein MTWQHFAEAFSADLDKHYQFPPQLHPLVVAKGGGFSAGILLSAYEQGIFPWGRDEAGDLLWCSPDPRCVLYPDSLYISKSNQRVLKNHPYTIAFDRDFSALMKLCRDTPRGDASEAGSWIDDSFLHAYRQLHHLGYAHCVTLYLDETLVGGLYGLFLGSVFFGESMVSLAPNVSKIALFTLITFLQTEYQLSLLDAQQASPHLLSWGATLLPQEQFISHLKEHATRKHAQAHWDKYRNE